aggctagccacctgagtacataCCCAAATGTACATGAGGAGGGTAACTCAAACAGCCAGCCATACTGCTGtggaaacacatttatttttaggcAGTCACTCAAGCAGAGCCAGTGTGGGTATGTGTACCCCCTTCCAGttcaaatgtagacatacccttagattaaTTAACACATGTAAAAGTTTGAGGTTCAATCAATAAGATTTTTCTATTATATCCTTAACAGTTTTTTACCATGATCTTCCTTTACCAaccaatatacagtaactcctcacttaacgttgtagttatgttcctgaaaaatgcgactgtAAGTGAAACGATGCTAAGCTagtccaatttccccataagaattaatgtaaggaggaggggggaataggagtcagggaaatttttttcaccagacaaggctacacgcacgcacgcacacacacacacacttaaaacaatttaatactgtacacagtgatgatgattgtgaagcttggttgaggtggtgaagtcagagggtggaaggggcgggctatttcccagggaatgccttactgctaaatgatgaactagctttTAGctaagccctcaagggttaacctcTTGTTGTTAATGCAGCCTCACACTGTACAAAGCAGCAGgactggagggagaggaggcagcatgacagagagagacacacacagtgtgtgtgtgtgcgtgcgtgcgcgcgcacgagagggagagagagagacacatttctaagtacactgcctttttaatcAGATCAGTAAGCTGAGACAGCAAGCTGCTGCCAGGaaactccctctgtcctgagctctgtcgtgttcccccacccccatggagatggggtaagtggggtgcaggagcagggggacaccctgacattagtcccctccccgttcccagacagcaagcaagaggctcctgggagcagctccaaggcagagggcaggagcagcacatggcagtggggggagggacaccctgaactgccagcaattgatagcctgctgggcagctgctgcacagggaacttaggggagcagggagctgataggggggctgcctgtccaccctggttccaagcccccaccagttaGCTGCaaagggctgctcttcctgcaagcagtggacaaagccgGCAGCTGCAAAaagacattataagggagcattgcacaactttaatgagcatgttccctaattgatcagcaagttAACCGGGAAGACtaggtgaggagttactgtacaaatcCCAGATGTAGCTGAAGTCCTAAAGAAATCTCTAAAACATCTTGACTGGCCTCACTACATGAGAAGAAGAATAGTAATATGTCTGATTCCTTAACAGTCATGAAAAGCTTATCAACTGTCTGAACTACCTGAAAAGAAAAACTCAGTGTGTGTCGTAAGTAAAAAACAGAGGAAACCAATGGTTCTCTTCTATTGTACAAGTAACAATTCATTTTCTTACCTTAAAATGCTCTGTACTTTCAAACACTAGGTTCACAGTTTTGAGTGGTGAGGTGCTGTTGTTGGCAACAAACAGGACAAGCAGTGAACAGTCATCTGTCCAAACTTTACACGAGTACACAGTCAGGATGTCACAGCTACAAAGCTCTACTATTTCTGAATGAGGGTGACCAGCTAGTTCTTCTGGTAAGCAAAGACTCAAGGGGGCCTTACTGGCAACTATATCTGGAACATTTTGGGGAGGCTGAAAAACTTCAATATTACGATCAGCAAATAAAGAAGATGTCGATAGTCTACAGTTTGAAAGCTTCTCATCCAGTCCAGCTTCTGTTAGGGATTGAGACGTATCAAATGATACACTAGTTTCCAAAACTTCTGAAGGACTCAGTGAGACTTTCCTTAATCCGAGATGTTCATTGCCCTGAAAGTTTTCCTTATTGTTAGGAGTTGTATCAGGTAAAGGACTGAAAGGCAAGGTAGCAATATTTTGGAAGCTAGATGCTTCTTCGCTATTCTGGGATTCacttatttttgattttttttttaacttctgatTGATGGTGTCTGCTCTCCCCATCTgaagaaaaaacagaagagatttttacatttatttattttctttgactTGGTGACTGGTTTAATTAACAGAGTGAAGCCTGTCTGGAAGGACCGGAGACAAAGGGCAAATAAAAGTTAACTGTCCAACAGAGGTGACCTTTAAATAAAGATTTGTTTTACAATATGCACTGGACACTGCTTAGGACACTTAAgaagttacacctctacccctatataatgctgtcctcgggagccaaaaaatcttactgcgttataggtgaaaccgcgttatatcaaacttgctttgatccattggagtgagcagccccacccccacagagcactgctttaccgcgttatatccgaattcgtgttatactgggtcgcgttatatcagagtagaggtgtagtttGAGGGTACTGGAGTTGTTCAGTAGTGCAGGCATCATTGTGGTTCCTGTACAATTAGGAAATTCTTTATCTTCTGTTGAAAAGCATGTATATGTACACAAAGATTTTGCAGACAATCAGGGATAAGATACTAAGATTTGAATAAGCAGTGCTGATAAAGGTCACTAGTAGAAGAGTCTTTGAATGGTGAGTGATTTTACTTCTCACATTCTACCACACCCAGGCACAAGTTATGGAAAAGGTGTCAGTCTTAACCTATACTGCCAGGTATGTGAGATCTGCAGCCTCCAATGGCTCTTTGAAGCTGGGTTAAAGGTAGCGAATACTTGGGAAGCTTAGCATAGTTTGAGCTTTGTGAGGAGGCAGGGCAAACAGGGGAGCAGTGTGAACACAGGGGAGTTCTGACTACTCAGGACAATTCACTCCAAAGTCTTTAATAACCGAAGAAGttgcttgattttaaaatctgtcattttaagtattttttgcTCCTTTCTTTTTAGGAGCCCCAATAAACAGGTTCTTTAGGTAATGACGCTATTTCCAATCTCCTTTTTTTAATCCATGTCACATTCTAAATGCTACCGAACACTGATTTGAGAGCAGCTGTACATAAATAACTGTAATTAAACACAGCTATTTTGTAAACTTTGtaacttgtaatttatataaaaaaatcacataccAGACTCATAGTGCTGTTTGACCCTAGCCCAACAAACAATGTTGATgctagctgctgcttctccttttcttcctccgaAAGGCTGACTACCTGTTGCTCAGACTGCATCAGAGGAGGATCGACTACATGTCCTATTAATATGCTATCTAGAGGAACAGGTTGTGTTTTatcttcttttcctgttttgttctcttttttcgGGAGGTAGCCTTCTTTCCCCCATAATTTCCTCACACCATCAAGTTTCAGACAATTGGTCCTAAAAGGATATGTAATAAAGCAGGGTCAGCTTGTGAAAGTGCTATTccaaaaagcaaagccattttTACAGAGAATTCTGTTAATTTGCATACACTTTGCACTCTAACATCCCAATGGACAGGAGAATAGAAATTAGCCTTCTTCTATCTGCATGGACATTCCATGCTAGCAATTTTCTCTGCTACTAGCAAAGCACCACGCAAATACACACTCAGTCCCTGCTGTGAAATAAGCAAGAAGTTGATATTATGTCCAGTTGGCGCTCAGCTATCTAGATTTTTATATACATCAGCTATTACAAAAAACTCTCTTTCCTTCACTTGATTTCAATATTTTGGTTGTAGATTTGACCATATGTAATTTAGATGGCGTCACTAAAGGTGAGGAAGATCCAGGAAGTGGGATTTAACAGACATGGGCCAGATGCTGAGAAAACGGATATCTGCACACAAGTAAGTCTCATTCTTGATGTTGAGATTTCTGTTGTTCCAGAGGAACTGAATTGTTTTAACAGATCATAATCATCTAGAGTGAGGACTTCCTTGGATAAATTAGGCCAATCCCATGTAAGGTTTTGAAGATTGGGAATGGGATCTAGAATTTGAAAGGATGTTCAGTGAGAAGCCAGGGATGAGACGTATAGTGAGACTGGAATACATTATTTCATAGGAGTGTTGCATTTAGTAAGTAGTGAAAACCCGTAATGTATCTGAAGATGCAAAGCACTTTGTAAGTGATGCACATCACTGTATGTTtggactttattttaaaaatctgagatGAGTTAATTTTCTATTCAACTAAAACTAACCTCAGCACCAGCAGAGCCTAATACCAGCACAAGAATCTGCTTGAACACTCTGGACAGACTCTCAGATAAAGCACAAGACATGCCAGACTTGTAAATATTCTATAGCTGTAAGTGCAACGAATGAGTAGGGAATTTCtgactaagcccacgtccagactaacccgcggcatcggcgggttaaaatcgattgctcggggatcgatatatcgcgtctagtctggacgcgatgtatcgatcaccgagcgcgcttacatcgattccggaactccatcaacccgaacagagttccggaatcgacatggagagccgcggacatcgatgccgcgccgtctggacaggtaagtacctcgattttagaaattcgacttcagctatgttattcacgtagctgaagttgcgtatctaaaatcgattttaataccctagtctggacgtggcctaagttcACATTTCAGAAGTTCTTCAACAGTACTTCTGAGGAACATCCAGCTGTTCCATGATATTTTAAAGATGTTAAGTTCCATTTAATAAATAACTAATTTGTGTGAAACTATAATTATTCATGGACCTCTGTAATAAAGGAAATTTCCTTAAGtttcagacttttgtactgtCTGAAGAGTAAGATTCAGAAAAGCTTGCATTTTCACTGCATAAATTTCTTCTAGCTAATCTGTCAAAAAAGATATCCTTAATTATTTCTTTTTTGCATACTGGATTAGCATAGTGATTTCTTTTTGCACAATAGCTGtttttgagagccactgttctaaatTAAGTCCCATGTGATTAAACAAGTAGCAAAAATTCAGTCCCTGACAAGAACACAGGTTTAACTGCACAAGAAACTCTATATTTGAGTTCAAAGATCGAATAACTCACTCTTTCTGTCCTATCTCGGCACTATTACCAGACATGTCTGAACCAAGAGAAAGACCAGCAGGAGACTGCCGGCCAGTGAAGCCAGATGAAGACATGCTTGAAGTAAACGACAATCCATAAGGTTCAAAATTCAGAGCTGCAATACAGACAAAACGGCATTTATCAAGATGGAtcataaaacttaaaaaaaaaaaaatctagctcctTTAGAAAAAGACAAGTTATTCTACCTAATATTTGTCATTTCCCAGTTTTTACATTTGGGATTTTATCCTTATTAAAACCAGTTGTTCCTGttgctgtttttttgttgtttttttttagtttagaccagtggttcccaaactgggattcatgaacccctgggggttcaggaaatgttacagggggttctcagggaaAAATTCCCTGATGGTGGACAGAGttgtccctggggaccccaggcagcatgggcctagcagcccagagcacctggacttccaagagctaagaagATCAAAGCAAgaatatctatcacactgaggagaattaaacttcaagactcctataagtaatggaaagggaggtggatcttttttgctgtttttaaaattacttaggcagctagtattgttttttaaattattatgaaaaacaagttaaagctttgttgtaacatgcgttgtttgcctgAACTACTCAACACCTGAATgattgtgtaggaggaactctttgagttggcttcttaaataccttcctgctgtttcacatctgatactccctgATGAAACACAGGAagcttgtcttataacaggcttattcaaaatgatacaagctacaaaagtgagatcttggaagagtgttgccattttcataatgtaatgaaaatactgtaatgataaataataataataaataatgtgtaataagcatgttataaaaataaatttaatatttccaagatcactgcttttataacttatactcaggtaaaggagaaaatccctggaaatattcatttttaggagggggttcacgaaACTTTACATTTTAGTGAAAAGGGTTCAcatgttaaagtttgggaaccactggtttagacagATAGGCTTTCTCCTCTCTCAAAGAAACATGTACACTATACTTGCTTAGTTCATACACAAATTTacatacaacttttttttttaaattgaaaaacatCAGAAGTGATTTTCTCCCCTAAAAATTATTGtcaatactgtttttttttattattattttcaagaGACATTGCACAGGACCAAAATAAACCAACTTCTGCATGTGTTCTTCAGACTGCACATCCTCTAATGTGTTTTGAATCCACATTACGTttgctcactcacacacaaaattTTTTAGAGCACATACATAGGAGAAGCTCTTAAACTGTTTCATGCTTATAGCACTATTTCCTTGGCAATGGAGCATGCAGGCAGTCATCGAAGCTGCTATGGTTTTCTGTTCCGATCCTTAACGGAAATCACCTTTTGCGTTTGCAATAGCATTCTTTGAGAGTGTAGGATTTGGGTTtttactacattttttttttttacaaacactTCAATATAAATTATCACAAACACTTAGATCTCCACAAAACCATAAGGTTTTCATGTCACTgaaccaggaccggcgctagggtttctcgcgccctaggcgcacagccactTCGCCATCCTCCGCGCTGATCCTGCAGCTCCggcggagctgccgcagtcattcctgcagagggtctgttggtctgtggctctggttgagctgccgcaggcatgcctgcgggaggtccaccagagccgcgcgagcagccgaccgtccgcaggcatgactgcggcagctccaccggagccgcagaccagtggaccctccacaggcacaactgcggcaggtcaactggagccgcctgccgcccccccggcaaaatgccgccccccgaataatgctggcaccctaggcgattgcctaggctgcctaaatggtagcgccggccctgcactgAACACACTGTCAGCAATATTATTAAATTGAAGTCAACTATTtcacctctttttaaaaagatgtctaAACTAGTAGAAGATACAAATGACTACCTGAAGAACCACTGTTTGCATATTTGATTTCTATAGAtgtttctttataaatccatAATAAACTGCACACCAGACCGCCACTTGGAGATGTTTAACAAAGTAAATACCAGTAATTCAGCCATCAATCTTCCACATGAAACAAAGAGGAACTAAATATATTTGCATCCACAAGCAATATCAATGTTAAATACTTCTTAAAGTGTGATTTTTCTATATCCCCTGTTCCCACAGTTAAGATTTCACCTCCCAGAAAAACAGGACAGTACACGCCATAAAACTTAACAGAAAGCCAGGAGTACCTACCGTGcttaagaaaaacaaatgctAGAATTGTCTATACTACTCTCTTTCATTTTCCACGGTGAACCACAACATTATACACTTCTAATCTTCCTCGGGACTTcacttaaaacaattttttgtacATAGCTACAAAATGCATTCTAAATATATACTAAAGATAGGGTATATCAAATAATTCTGCTCTTAAATCTATAGAATCTTTCTACTTAAGGTCTTTATAAGGAATAGCCCATTATCTacaccatttatataaataaagcAAAAGTGATATTTCTTCTAAAACACAAAGTCCAAGAACCAATGAAGAAAATTCTGATGGACAATAGTGTGACCAAGATGTGAATTCTAAGTACTATAAAACTTGGAATTCCCAGCCTTTATCTTAATTCCCCCTGCCTCTCCCAcacccgccccccaaatcccacaaGCTGACAGGAAACATGGGACAATGTTCAGGACTCCAGAGCAACAAGCTATTTGTAGATGGAAGTTGCACATGTTAATCAGGTATGGCATTAGCCAAGTCCCAAAGGGAGCTTAGTTCAATCTTCAATAAACAAGAGGTTTTTAGATGAATCCCAGTGGCCAAGGGTGAGCTAAGAAAGTGGCAAAAAGTAGCAGAGGGTCTGAAGAATATCACAGAGGAGCCTGAGATAATCTGCATAATCAAAAACTGAATGAAAGATAGGGTCCTGGTGCACACTATGGGTTTGATCCAAAGTTCAGTAAAGTAAATTGGAGAATTTTAAtcaacttcaatggactttggaccaGGCCTTGTTTGTAAGCACTGCATCTATAACCCACATAATTCAGGGAGCTGGGCAATATGATTTTACTGGTTCTAGATGGCCTTAAAACCTATGAGGAAGTGAATCACTCCTACCGTTGTGGATGACATTTTTAAATGGAGAGAGAACATTCTGGGGAAGATGCTCTCTGAAGTAAAGTTCAATTAATGCAATTAAATCAATGGTGTTCTTACACCAACGTTATActaaaattgtaattttttttgtttggctaATTTATCACACATTTAATAAATATGAAGCAACACTCACCTTTTTCCTGAGAAAGCTTCTCCTCCTGTCTCTGGTGATGTGGTTTATATGGTGCTGCACCACAGCTAAGTCCTTCAGCCACAAACCCATCTAGGAAAGATAAGGAAGCATCTACCTACATTGAATTCAGAAAGACAGTAACAATCAGAATCTTTCCACTAAATGAAACTAATGTTTCTTAACAAAGGAACAATCCATTTTATAACAATTCAGCATACTGACATCTCACAGCTCTCCCACCTGCATCACTAAGAAGATCATGTATTCCATACTTACACTATCGTCCAAGGGAGTATTTTGTATATAGAAGGTATTGAGTTAACATGTTAAAACAGAACACCAATTTGGACAGTAGGTCTTAAGCATAATTAGTTTCTCTACAATTTTCCAATCTCACTGGTATGTTTGGACAAGAAATCTTGAACAAAAGACCTTGCATCCCAACACAATCTATCTGAACACTATGTAAATATACTAATTTTACACTAAAATTAGTCAGGGAGGTAAACATTTCCCTTCCCAAATACTATACCTCAATTCAACTACTAGTAGGTTGTTCTAACAAAAAGTAGAACCACAAAGACAATCTAATGCTGCATAATACTGATTATACAAAAGACTGAATTTGCCTtcctaaaaaaatccattttataaaACAACAAATAGGAATGTAGCATAGCAAATGACAACTTCATTGCTCATTGCCTCTTAATATCACCAGCACATCCAGATTTATCAAGAATCCCACTAAGAGTGCTTATTGCAACTCATTCTAAGTGATTTGATAGATTTGCATCTTTCCTCTCAGACATAGCTaaatataatcatttaaaaatacatattttatagaAATACAGGAATTTGTAAGCACAGAATACATATGTTACAGTTATCTTACCATTATCTCATCACAACTGGCATCAAGCGGAAGCAACTTTTTCATCAGCTCCTTATTTTCACACAGATGTTTTAATTCAAAGGCATATTGCCTAATGCATGTGTCTAGAGAAGTGCTGAATTCCTGGATTAGTTTATCAACTGTTTTAGAACAGGACAAACGGGATGACATTTTAGTGATTGCAGTCATAATCCAGGCTTTTGTTTCAGAAGTAACAAAAGTCTGCTTCAGCAACCTGTGCAGTCTTGTTATAGTGACTTCTGGATCACCATCATTTGTAAGGTAGGAATACTCCCCCAAAACCTATGAGCAAGACACAGATATAACAGACATTCCGTTACACAGGCATCAGTGCTTTCATTTTGGAAATTAAGATGTAATGGTAATACTCTTACATAAAATCCACCTCGCATTAAACAAATCTTATAAAATAAGGAAATCCTTTAAATTCTGGACTTTAGAAATAATTTTTTACATTATATATccactttaaacaaaaacaagcaaTATACTGTGGAAAAAGACATAGGGTCTGCTGGTTTTCGAGTACTGCTGACTGGTCCTCAGTTTAAGATCATTTCACTGTAGTTCTATCTACTCTACAAAACTGACCACCACTCAGAACAGTGGTCAGCAACCAATCCTCTTTAATCCTGAAAACAGTTTAATTATTAGTGCATAGCAGATCAAGCtactttcatttatttaaaaaaaaaatctatctcaACTTAAGGTTTCTGTTGGCAAATCAATACTGTTTTCTATAACAATGCCTGTCATGTCTACCCTAGCAATTAAATTGTTTTCAGCACTGGTTCAAGGGGACCCATTTGCGACAATCGTAGTCATCAAGGCGCAGATTTTCTAATGCAGATAGGGTTTTCCAAGCTATAGTTCAGTTTTAATTGGAAAATGCTTGAGATTACATTTTATTGTTTGTGAAAATGCAAGTGAAATACATAAGCGGGATGCCAATTTTTGGTTCATTAAATCAAGTAGCTGCCTAGCACAGTGCTAACCCAATAGCTATATAAGTACAATTAACCATCTGCTCTGTTTCCAGTTCAAGTGGAATCTGCTTGCTTTCACAGGTGTCACAGAATACAAGTTCAGCAGCTTGGCAGGTCATCATAAGGTTACAAATGCATTTCACAAACACATACAGCCTTACTATGGAAAAGACAGAAAATCTCACAACCACTGAAACAGGTGGTTGGTAGAATAAATTTCAGTgtaataagtttaaaaaaaaaaaaaaagaatataaagtTCAAAAAGCCATCACTTATGACAGGCAGTTTTCACATCTATCATATTTTCATACTGCAGCAGCCTTACCCAACTCATAACTTGAAGAAATTTCTGTGGATAAAATGTATCTTCCTCCTCCAGCAAAGAAAGATAAGACTGGACAGCATAAAGCCGTAGCTGCTCATCTTCCTTTTCATCATCAAATCCTAAAAAGAAAATGACACATTATTAAATCTTTGCTTAAAAAATTATGCTGCATGTGTCATAGAATTCAAGAcagatttagaaaaataaaaccaagacATTAGCTAACCAAGCATGGCTTCTCTTTATAGAATTCAGTAAGTTACTCACCTTCAGCCAGCAGCCTCAAGAAGTTGTTTGGGATGTCAGGGTGCATTACATCTCCTCCTACCGAAAATACTGCATTCATAGTCTGAATGAACCACCCATTGTCAGGGGCATACGTTTCCAGAACGTTAAGGGAAGATAAACATTATACACTAGTGTATATCTTATCTATTTttacttacaattaaaaaaaaaaagatctaaaaAGTTTTGAGGGTACATACATATATGGAATATCTGAACAGACAAGTCTTTACTATTGAAATGTTTTCCAAGCTaaggaaggagaaaaaggacAAACAGGGCAGTTTTCCCAGAGCCTGTGGTTCCAAAAGTGTTACCATATGGAACTGTGAATCTTTTTTCTTCTGAGTGTTTCGCAATCCCAAAGCATGCACCATTGCTGTCCTGCAATGTTCTCATTTAATGAGGATGCTTTTTGGActactggggatttttaaaaaaaaaaattttaaacaaagccaTACCATGCTCCACAACTATCTATTTCATTGGAAGAGCTGCACTCTACTAGGAAAGCCATACTCACAGTTAGGAAGTGCTGAAGTCTAATTCAATAAGGCAGAAAACTCCTTCTCTTCTTCACACTACAGTGCATGCTTTTTAAAGTTCTCTTTTAAGAGAAGGTTATTAATATTAACTAAAAAGGTGAACTCCAAGCAAAGCCCAAATGCTTCAGTGCCCTTTACTTTgtgatgaaataaaaaaaaaaaaaatgttgagatcATTATTTCTTCcgttttttttacatttgaaatAAAGAATTATAGTATCCTAGCCTCCCTCTTTTTCCTGGAAGGCCACAAAATGATCTTTGGAGGATGTGAATAGTGATGTCACATGAAGCTGTAACAGAAGCTCTGGCTATAAATCTTCAATAAAAGGATATTTCTCAGCTAATTCTGCTATTTTGCCAGTTAAGTTGATGATGGTATATTCTTCCTTGCTTTGTCTTAAGTAGTCCAGCATCTTTTCAACTATGACAGTTACATTCTGCCCATTGGTAAT
This sequence is a window from Gopherus evgoodei ecotype Sinaloan lineage chromosome 10, rGopEvg1_v1.p, whole genome shotgun sequence. Protein-coding genes within it:
- the AP4E1 gene encoding AP-4 complex subunit epsilon-1 isoform X3 — encoded protein: MKECMVRLIYCEMLGYESSFGYIHAIKLAQQGNLLEKRVGYLAVSLFLHENHELLLLLVNTVVKDLQSTNLVEVCMALTVVSQIFPREMIPAVLPLIEDKLQHSKEIIRRKAVQALYKFYLIAPNQVQHIHDKFRKALCDRDVGVMAASLHVYLQMIKKNASGYKDLTESFVTILKQVVGGKLPIDFNYHSVPAPWLQIQLLRILGLLGKDDPRTSELMYGVLDESLRRAEINHNITYAILFECVQTIYTICPKSDLLEKAAKCIGKFVLSPKINLKYLGLKALTYVIQQDPNLALQHQMTIIECLDHPDPIIKRETLELLYRITNGQNVTVIVEKMLDYLRQSKEEYTIINLTGKIAELAEKYAPDNGWFIQTMNAVFSVGGDVMHPDIPNNFLRLLAEGFDDEKEDEQLRLYAVQSYLSLLEEEDTFYPQKFLQVMSWVLGEYSYLTNDGDPEVTITRLHRLLKQTFVTSETKAWIMTAITKMSSRLSCSKTVDKLIQEFSTSLDTCIRQYAFELKHLCENKELMKKLLPLDASCDEIMVDASLSFLDGFVAEGLSCGAAPYKPHHQRQEEKLSQEKALNFEPYGLSFTSSMSSSGFTGRQSPAGLSLGSDMSGNSAEIGQKETNCLKLDGVRKLWGKEGYLPKKENKTGKEDKTQPVPLDSILIGHVVDPPLMQSEQQVVSLSEEEKEKQQLASTLFVGLGSNSTMSLMGRADTINQKLKKKSKISESQNSEEASSFQNIATLPFSPLPDTTPNNKENFQGNEHLGLRKVSLSPSEVLETSVSFDTSQSLTEAGLDEKLSNCRLSTSSLFADRNIEVFQPPQNVPDIVASKAPLSLCLPEELAGHPHSEIVELCSCDILTVYSCKVWTDDCSLLVLFVANNSTSPLKTVNLVFESTEHFKIFESLSYHFPVIEAQSIERCQKCVQLEKVCTEGILSGSISYHLDTDTHLEFSLTFSLSDFIRPMKITTEDFGRLWLSFSNDVKQNINMSPSQGSLSIALNALKQKLKLHIVEIIGNEGIAACQLLPSIPCLLHCRTHARTLALWFRSSCSALPDSLLYQCQKMMAES
- the AP4E1 gene encoding AP-4 complex subunit epsilon-1 isoform X1 translates to MSDVVERTLSALPGLLGQHDLGAGPGGGPGRFSATSRLGGLIRSITALSSKHEEEKLIQQEQTNLKATVSAPTTTLRLMKECMVRLIYCEMLGYESSFGYIHAIKLAQQGNLLEKRVGYLAVSLFLHENHELLLLLVNTVVKDLQSTNLVEVCMALTVVSQIFPREMIPAVLPLIEDKLQHSKEIIRRKAVQALYKFYLIAPNQVQHIHDKFRKALCDRDVGVMAASLHVYLQMIKKNASGYKDLTESFVTILKQVVGGKLPIDFNYHSVPAPWLQIQLLRILGLLGKDDPRTSELMYGVLDESLRRAEINHNITYAILFECVQTIYTICPKSDLLEKAAKCIGKFVLSPKINLKYLGLKALTYVIQQDPNLALQHQMTIIECLDHPDPIIKRETLELLYRITNGQNVTVIVEKMLDYLRQSKEEYTIINLTGKIAELAEKYAPDNGWFIQTMNAVFSVGGDVMHPDIPNNFLRLLAEGFDDEKEDEQLRLYAVQSYLSLLEEEDTFYPQKFLQVMSWVLGEYSYLTNDGDPEVTITRLHRLLKQTFVTSETKAWIMTAITKMSSRLSCSKTVDKLIQEFSTSLDTCIRQYAFELKHLCENKELMKKLLPLDASCDEIMVDASLSFLDGFVAEGLSCGAAPYKPHHQRQEEKLSQEKALNFEPYGLSFTSSMSSSGFTGRQSPAGLSLGSDMSGNSAEIGQKETNCLKLDGVRKLWGKEGYLPKKENKTGKEDKTQPVPLDSILIGHVVDPPLMQSEQQVVSLSEEEKEKQQLASTLFVGLGSNSTMSLMGRADTINQKLKKKSKISESQNSEEASSFQNIATLPFSPLPDTTPNNKENFQGNEHLGLRKVSLSPSEVLETSVSFDTSQSLTEAGLDEKLSNCRLSTSSLFADRNIEVFQPPQNVPDIVASKAPLSLCLPEELAGHPHSEIVELCSCDILTVYSCKVWTDDCSLLVLFVANNSTSPLKTVNLVFESTEHFKIFESLSYHFPVIEAQSIERCQKCVQLEKVCTEGILSGSISYHLDTDTHLEFSLTFSLSDFIRPMKITTEDFGRLWLSFSNDVKQNINMSPSQGSLSIALNALKQKLKLHIVEIIGNEGIAACQLLPSIPCLLHCRTHARTLALWFRSSCSALPDSLLYQCQKMMAES
- the AP4E1 gene encoding AP-4 complex subunit epsilon-1 isoform X5, with the translated sequence MALTVVSQIFPREMIPAVLPLIEDKLQHSKEIIRRKAVQALYKFYLIAPNQVQHIHDKFRKALCDRDVGVMAASLHVYLQMIKKNASGYKDLTESFVTILKQVVGGKLPIDFNYHSVPAPWLQIQLLRILGLLGKDDPRTSELMYGVLDESLRRAEINHNITYAILFECVQTIYTICPKSDLLEKAAKCIGKFVLSPKINLKYLGLKALTYVIQQDPNLALQHQMTIIECLDHPDPIIKRETLELLYRITNGQNVTVIVEKMLDYLRQSKEEYTIINLTGKIAELAEKYAPDNGWFIQTMNAVFSVGGDVMHPDIPNNFLRLLAEGFDDEKEDEQLRLYAVQSYLSLLEEEDTFYPQKFLQVMSWVLGEYSYLTNDGDPEVTITRLHRLLKQTFVTSETKAWIMTAITKMSSRLSCSKTVDKLIQEFSTSLDTCIRQYAFELKHLCENKELMKKLLPLDASCDEIMVDASLSFLDGFVAEGLSCGAAPYKPHHQRQEEKLSQEKALNFEPYGLSFTSSMSSSGFTGRQSPAGLSLGSDMSGNSAEIGQKETNCLKLDGVRKLWGKEGYLPKKENKTGKEDKTQPVPLDSILIGHVVDPPLMQSEQQVVSLSEEEKEKQQLASTLFVGLGSNSTMSLMGRADTINQKLKKKSKISESQNSEEASSFQNIATLPFSPLPDTTPNNKENFQGNEHLGLRKVSLSPSEVLETSVSFDTSQSLTEAGLDEKLSNCRLSTSSLFADRNIEVFQPPQNVPDIVASKAPLSLCLPEELAGHPHSEIVELCSCDILTVYSCKVWTDDCSLLVLFVANNSTSPLKTVNLVFESTEHFKIFESLSYHFPVIEAQSIERCQKCVQLEKVCTEGILSGSISYHLDTDTHLEFSLTFSLSDFIRPMKITTEDFGRLWLSFSNDVKQNINMSPSQGSLSIALNALKQKLKLHIVEIIGNEGIAACQLLPSIPCLLHCRTHARTLALWFRSSCSALPDSLLYQCQKMMAES